The following nucleotide sequence is from Mesobacillus jeotgali.
AAGCATGAACTTAAACGTCCAGTAGTTAAAAATTGCATCAAAGCTTTTTTGGTTGGTGGGTTGATTTGTACCATAGGTCAGGCAATCACCTATTTTTATATATACTTTTTTAATTTTACAGAACAAACAGCTGGTAATCCGACAGTAGCAACGATGATTTTCCTTTCCATGCTGTTGACAGGATTTGGTGTATATGACCATATCGGCCAATTTGCAGGTGCGGGCAGTGCTGTACCGGTTACTGGCTTTGGAAACTCTGTCATTTCAGCAGCGATCGAACACCGAACTGAAGGGTTTGTCCTCGGTGTCGGGGGAAATATGTTTAAACTTGCAGGTTCTGTTATCTTATTTGGTGTCTTTGCAGCCTTTGTAGTTGCACTGGTAAAAACTTTGTTGACGATGATGGGGGTGCTGTAAATGTTGATTGGAAAGCAATCATGGCAATTTGCAAACAAACCTGTCATTGAATCATGGGGCTCATCAGGTGGTCCTTTCGAGGCTGAGGGGAAATTGGCAGCAGATTTTGATGTCCTCCATGACGATTTGTGGATGGGAGAAGAATCATACGAGAAAGCACATAGAGTTTTACTTGAGGAGGCAATTAAGTCTGCGTTGCAGAAAGGGAATTTCAACAAAGAGGACATGCAATTTATGCTTGCTGGTGATTTAATCAACCAGATCACACCGACCAGCTTTGCGGCAAGGACGATGGAAATTCCTTATTTTGGCCTCTTCGGAGCCTGCTCTACCTCAATGGAGGGCCTTGCGCTGGCATCATTTATTGTGAATTACCAGGGAGCAAAGAAGACTGTAACCGGCGC
It contains:
- the spoVAC gene encoding stage V sporulation protein AC; protein product: MGDKKKQKMTPEQQQYQQLEQKHELKRPVVKNCIKAFLVGGLICTIGQAITYFYIYFFNFTEQTAGNPTVATMIFLSMLLTGFGVYDHIGQFAGAGSAVPVTGFGNSVISAAIEHRTEGFVLGVGGNMFKLAGSVILFGVFAAFVVALVKTLLTMMGVL